A section of the Sebastes fasciatus isolate fSebFas1 chromosome 5, fSebFas1.pri, whole genome shotgun sequence genome encodes:
- the ell gene encoding RNA polymerase II elongation factor ELL isoform X1: protein MFVLSSRPLIRFNGNQGKISIPRSENSSELQTFTFYLSNVGRDNPQGSFDCIQQYITSEGSIQLDCLGGIQDKITVCATDDSYQKARENMAQVEEETRSRSAIVIKPGGRFVGKKVQIRKPAPGLSDVAPLRRTSRPVIISSSTLKKGTPQHRPLRERLTHLLALKPYKKPELILRLQKDGLLPLDKDSLDSHLQQVANLNGKDNTFTLKDFLYKDIQKDWPGYTEGDQQLLKRILVKKQSCPPPLESPPKELAGSSPSQKRPAAEFIDPLANKKPRISHLASKAATAPVNGKLSSSNGRGEAGGAQAGVAVSMSDGGVTSGSQQLPVLDIPRPFEALSDVSNDSSHNGRDCDSQEAAVSERLSQPPSLLSGSTVLAAPSVATSSPGHTGPDVPRDKSPSSFNNKSKKKSKKHKDKEKSKDKERVRERAQKKERKSRGERVPEPNRACEISPGNLKSNSIPHKSTDLNGMCNSTSIPSSAPEVAEYLLKYTVIGSPEQRQRYKNDFNAEYSEYRGLHARIEGITRQFTVLDNELKQLHQGTDKYKTIHNQILQEYHKIKKTNPNYSQEKNRCEYLHNKLAYIKRLIAEYDQQQLTKSSD from the exons ATGTTT GTCCTGTCATCACGACCATTGATCAGGTTTAATGGAAACCAAGGG AAAATTTCAATACCGCGGTCAGAAAATTCCAGTGAACTGCAAACGTTTACTTTCTACCTGTCGAATGTGGGCAGAGATAACCCCCAGGGCAGCTTCGACTGCATCCAGCAGTACATCACCAG TGAAGGGAGCATTCAGCTGGATTGTTTGGGTGGGATCCAGGACAAGATTACAGTATGTGCCACAGACGACTCCTACCAGAAGGCCAGGGAAAACATGGCCCAGGTCGAGGAGGAGACTCGCAGTAGGAGTGCCATCGTCATCAAGCCTGGGGGAAGATTCGTAG GTAAGAAGGTCCAGATCCGGAAACCGGCACCTGGCCTCTCAGACGTCGCCCCGCTACGGAGGACATCTCGGCCCGTCATCATCTCTAGCAGTACGCTGAAGAAGGGCACACCTCAGCACAGGCCGCTCCGAGAGCGCCTCACACACCTGCTGGCCCTCAAGCCTTACAAGAAACCTGAGCTGATCCTGAGGTTACAGAAAGACGGCCTCTTGCCGTTAGACAAGGACTCCCTGGATAGCCACCTGCAACAG GTGGCGAACCTGAACGGGAAAGACAACACCTTCACATTGAAGGACTTTTTGTATAAGGATATTCAGAAGGACTGGCCGGGCTACACAGAAGGAGACCAGCAGCTTCTCAAGAGAATCTTGGTCAA GAAACAGAGCTGTCCCCCTCCACTGGAGAGCCCGCCCAAAGAGCTGGCTGGCAGCTCGCCATCTCAG AAACGGCCCGCTGCTGAATTCATCGACCCTCTCGCCAACAAAAAGCCCAGGATATCGCATCTCGCCAGCAAGGCTGCAACAGCCCCGGTCAATGGCAAGCTCAGCTCCTCCAACGGGAGAGGGGAGGCAGGTGGAGCGCAGGCAGGAGTGGCGGTTTCTATGTCAGACGGCGGCGTGACGTCTGGCTCCCAGCAGCTCCCCGTGCTGGACATCCCTCGTCCTTTCGAAGCGCTGTCGGACGTCAGCAACGACTCCAGCCACAACGGGAGAGACTGTGACTCTCAGGAAGCAGCAGTGTCCGAGAGGCTCAGCCAACCTCCTTCGCTGTTGTCGGGCTCAACGGTGCTCGCCGCGCCCAGCGTCGCCACATCATCTCCTGGACACACGGGCCCGGATGTCCCTCGGGACAAGAGTCCTTCATCCTTCAACAACAAGTCCAAGAAGAAGTCCAAAAAGCATAAAGACAAGGAGAAGAGCAAAGACAaggagagggtgagagagagggcgcagaagaaggagaggaagagtcGTGGCGAGCGCGTGCCTGAGCCGAACCGAGCCTGTGAGATTAGCCCAGGAAACCTCAAAAGCAACAGTATTCCACACAAAAGcacag ATCTGAATGGGATGTGCAACAGTACCAGTATTCCTTCGTCAGCACCTGAGGTGGCAGAGTATTTATT GAAGTACACAGTGATCGGCTCTCCGGAGCAGCGTCAGAGGTATAAAAACGATTTCAACGCCGAGTACAGTGAGTACCGGGGTCTGCATGCTCGGATAGAGGGCATCACCCGGCAGTTCACTGTGCTTGACAATGAGCTCAAACAGCTCCATCAAGGCACAGACAAGTACAAG ACAATCCACAATCAGATACTTCAAGAgtatcataaaataaaaaag ACTAATCCAAACTATAGCCAAGAGAAGAACCGCTGTGAATATCTACACAACAAACTGGCATATATAAAGAGACTTATTGCCGAGTACGATCAACAGCAACTAACTAAAAGTAGTGATTAG
- the ell gene encoding RNA polymerase II elongation factor ELL isoform X2, which produces MAALKEEQCYGLSCGRVSNGSNVSVFHVKLTDSALRAFEGYQGGKVLSSRPLIRFNGNQGKISIPRSENSSELQTFTFYLSNVGRDNPQGSFDCIQQYITSEGSIQLDCLGGIQDKITVCATDDSYQKARENMAQVEEETRSRSAIVIKPGGRFVGKKVQIRKPAPGLSDVAPLRRTSRPVIISSSTLKKGTPQHRPLRERLTHLLALKPYKKPELILRLQKDGLLPLDKDSLDSHLQQVANLNGKDNTFTLKDFLYKDIQKDWPGYTEGDQQLLKRILVKKQSCPPPLESPPKELAGSSPSQKRPAAEFIDPLANKKPRISHLASKAATAPVNGKLSSSNGRGEAGGAQAGVAVSMSDGGVTSGSQQLPVLDIPRPFEALSDVSNDSSHNGRDCDSQEAAVSERLSQPPSLLSGSTVLAAPSVATSSPGHTGPDVPRDKSPSSFNNKSKKKSKKHKDKEKSKDKERVRERAQKKERKSRGERVPEPNRACEISPGNLKSNSIPHKSTDLNGMCNSTSIPSSAPEVAEYLLKYTVIGSPEQRQRYKNDFNAEYSEYRGLHARIEGITRQFTVLDNELKQLHQGTDKYKTIHNQILQEYHKIKKTNPNYSQEKNRCEYLHNKLAYIKRLIAEYDQQQLTKSSD; this is translated from the exons GTCCTGTCATCACGACCATTGATCAGGTTTAATGGAAACCAAGGG AAAATTTCAATACCGCGGTCAGAAAATTCCAGTGAACTGCAAACGTTTACTTTCTACCTGTCGAATGTGGGCAGAGATAACCCCCAGGGCAGCTTCGACTGCATCCAGCAGTACATCACCAG TGAAGGGAGCATTCAGCTGGATTGTTTGGGTGGGATCCAGGACAAGATTACAGTATGTGCCACAGACGACTCCTACCAGAAGGCCAGGGAAAACATGGCCCAGGTCGAGGAGGAGACTCGCAGTAGGAGTGCCATCGTCATCAAGCCTGGGGGAAGATTCGTAG GTAAGAAGGTCCAGATCCGGAAACCGGCACCTGGCCTCTCAGACGTCGCCCCGCTACGGAGGACATCTCGGCCCGTCATCATCTCTAGCAGTACGCTGAAGAAGGGCACACCTCAGCACAGGCCGCTCCGAGAGCGCCTCACACACCTGCTGGCCCTCAAGCCTTACAAGAAACCTGAGCTGATCCTGAGGTTACAGAAAGACGGCCTCTTGCCGTTAGACAAGGACTCCCTGGATAGCCACCTGCAACAG GTGGCGAACCTGAACGGGAAAGACAACACCTTCACATTGAAGGACTTTTTGTATAAGGATATTCAGAAGGACTGGCCGGGCTACACAGAAGGAGACCAGCAGCTTCTCAAGAGAATCTTGGTCAA GAAACAGAGCTGTCCCCCTCCACTGGAGAGCCCGCCCAAAGAGCTGGCTGGCAGCTCGCCATCTCAG AAACGGCCCGCTGCTGAATTCATCGACCCTCTCGCCAACAAAAAGCCCAGGATATCGCATCTCGCCAGCAAGGCTGCAACAGCCCCGGTCAATGGCAAGCTCAGCTCCTCCAACGGGAGAGGGGAGGCAGGTGGAGCGCAGGCAGGAGTGGCGGTTTCTATGTCAGACGGCGGCGTGACGTCTGGCTCCCAGCAGCTCCCCGTGCTGGACATCCCTCGTCCTTTCGAAGCGCTGTCGGACGTCAGCAACGACTCCAGCCACAACGGGAGAGACTGTGACTCTCAGGAAGCAGCAGTGTCCGAGAGGCTCAGCCAACCTCCTTCGCTGTTGTCGGGCTCAACGGTGCTCGCCGCGCCCAGCGTCGCCACATCATCTCCTGGACACACGGGCCCGGATGTCCCTCGGGACAAGAGTCCTTCATCCTTCAACAACAAGTCCAAGAAGAAGTCCAAAAAGCATAAAGACAAGGAGAAGAGCAAAGACAaggagagggtgagagagagggcgcagaagaaggagaggaagagtcGTGGCGAGCGCGTGCCTGAGCCGAACCGAGCCTGTGAGATTAGCCCAGGAAACCTCAAAAGCAACAGTATTCCACACAAAAGcacag ATCTGAATGGGATGTGCAACAGTACCAGTATTCCTTCGTCAGCACCTGAGGTGGCAGAGTATTTATT GAAGTACACAGTGATCGGCTCTCCGGAGCAGCGTCAGAGGTATAAAAACGATTTCAACGCCGAGTACAGTGAGTACCGGGGTCTGCATGCTCGGATAGAGGGCATCACCCGGCAGTTCACTGTGCTTGACAATGAGCTCAAACAGCTCCATCAAGGCACAGACAAGTACAAG ACAATCCACAATCAGATACTTCAAGAgtatcataaaataaaaaag ACTAATCCAAACTATAGCCAAGAGAAGAACCGCTGTGAATATCTACACAACAAACTGGCATATATAAAGAGACTTATTGCCGAGTACGATCAACAGCAACTAACTAAAAGTAGTGATTAG